From one Pirellulales bacterium genomic stretch:
- a CDS encoding DUF58 domain-containing protein: protein MARRRTLRITLAGVYYLVVLAFLLTGAVLREINLLVALFSLLAAPLLLGLWQVVSTLRRLEVERQLPAQIAAGQLLVVDLQLRNHKRWRSSWAVTAVDQIQREDGETFGESASRSASVFAPCIKAGGTVRRSYEGRLGQRGRYRFGPLQVGSRFPWGLWYAARRHDSFDTLLVVPRTGRLTARWRNVHQQTAQGSREVRGRQGLVEGDFHGLREWRSGDSQRWIHWRTTARAGAVMVRQFEQQRNEDLAVILDLWEPVAPTPEQRENVELAVSFVATIVADLCRRGGSHLVLAVTGQPLHDATGPASMGLLSDVMEHLALASSDVCDRLPPTLPRVLREVRPGTQVVLVSTRAVDLTDTDRFVELWQDPRLRRWVNRVACFDTSNPELSSYYQVD, encoded by the coding sequence ATGGCTCGTCGCCGCACGCTGCGCATCACGCTGGCCGGGGTCTATTATCTCGTCGTGCTGGCTTTTTTGCTGACCGGCGCGGTGCTCCGCGAGATCAACCTGCTCGTGGCGCTGTTCAGCCTGTTGGCGGCACCCCTGTTGCTCGGACTTTGGCAAGTCGTCTCGACGTTGCGACGGTTGGAGGTCGAACGGCAGTTGCCCGCGCAGATTGCCGCTGGCCAGTTGCTCGTGGTCGACCTGCAATTGCGCAACCACAAGCGCTGGCGGAGCAGTTGGGCGGTTACGGCCGTCGACCAGATTCAACGCGAGGATGGCGAAACTTTCGGGGAGTCGGCCAGCAGGTCGGCCAGCGTTTTTGCCCCCTGCATCAAGGCCGGTGGCACCGTCCGCCGCAGTTACGAGGGGCGGCTCGGGCAACGCGGCCGCTATCGCTTTGGCCCGCTGCAGGTAGGCAGTCGCTTTCCTTGGGGATTGTGGTACGCCGCGCGTCGGCACGACTCGTTCGACACATTGCTGGTGGTCCCGCGCACCGGCCGATTGACGGCCCGGTGGCGCAACGTGCATCAGCAAACCGCCCAGGGAAGCCGCGAAGTCCGCGGCCGGCAGGGCCTCGTCGAAGGCGACTTTCACGGCCTCCGCGAGTGGCGATCGGGCGACAGTCAGCGCTGGATTCACTGGCGCACGACGGCCCGGGCAGGCGCGGTCATGGTACGGCAGTTCGAGCAACAGCGCAACGAAGACCTCGCCGTGATTCTCGATCTGTGGGAGCCCGTGGCACCCACGCCTGAACAGCGCGAAAACGTCGAGCTCGCGGTAAGCTTTGTCGCCACGATCGTGGCCGATCTCTGTCGCCGCGGCGGCAGCCACCTCGTGCTGGCCGTGACCGGGCAGCCGCTGCACGATGCCACGGGGCCTGCATCGATGGGGCTCTTGAGCGACGTGATGGAGCACCTGGCCCTGGCCAGCAGCGATGTCTGCGATCGGTTGCCGCCGACGCTGCCCCGCGTGTTGCGCGAAGTTCGCCCGGGCACACAGGTGGTGCTGGTCAGCACGCGTGCAGTCGATTTGACCGATACCGATCGGTTCGTCGAGCTGTGGCAAGACCCTCGTCTGCGGCGGTGGGTCAATCGTGTCGCGTGCTTCGACACGAGCAACCCGGAGTTGAGTAGCTACTACCAAGTTGATTGA
- a CDS encoding DUF1569 domain-containing protein, with amino-acid sequence MTATLLARRRLDFQQWPEVLADVDHLRSAGYQRTGNWDLSQILDHVGEGLRTAMQGTEHQGPWIIRKIFGPMLLPRILRQRRMKSGIKVPDWWLPGPTHDESQAVDRFRADVAAFERFSTPTQPHPFFGPMTKAQWNDLALIHAAHHLSFLVPNS; translated from the coding sequence ATGACGGCGACCTTGCTCGCGCGGCGCAGGCTCGACTTCCAGCAATGGCCCGAGGTGCTGGCCGACGTCGATCACCTGCGCAGCGCAGGCTATCAACGCACCGGCAATTGGGATCTGTCGCAGATCCTCGATCATGTCGGCGAAGGCTTGCGCACCGCCATGCAGGGGACCGAGCACCAGGGCCCCTGGATCATTCGCAAGATCTTCGGACCCATGCTGCTGCCGCGGATTTTGCGCCAGCGACGGATGAAGTCGGGCATCAAAGTGCCCGACTGGTGGTTGCCGGGACCGACGCACGACGAATCACAGGCGGTCGACCGCTTTCGGGCGGACGTCGCGGCCTTCGAGCGTTTCTCTACGCCGACCCAGCCTCACCCGTTCTTCGGCCCGATGACCAAGGCTCAATGGAACGACCTGGCGCTGATCCACGCCGCGCACCATCTGAGCTTCCTGGTGCCAAATTCGTAG
- a CDS encoding DUF1501 domain-containing protein, translated as MSAPIASSDFASVSRRRWLGAAAGSFGSAWLERVAQALASQDAADAPRAAAADAVILVWLQGGPSQLETFDPHPGTHIAAGTKAIDTRAAGVRLAAGYERLAEQMHAVAVVRSLVGKEGDHERATYVAKTGYLPDPVTVHPSIGAICCHQLPADGTEIPRHVSILPASWPARGGYLGAQYDAFKMGDPRDGVPDVRPFVGEPRVARRFAALEFAERQFAQGRAGVIEPLATQAATAAAKTLMASPQLAAFDLADEPRETQQLYGETPLGRGCLAARRLVEAGVRCVEVTLGGWDSHANNHEIHRELAEQLDPALAGLLADLAARGALERTLVVCAGEFGRTPKVNALGGRDHWPHGFTALVAGGGLRAGLAIGETDPEGSKQVADPHSMADLHATLFAALGIDRQREIVSPAQRPIKLSEGTPIAELLPG; from the coding sequence ATGTCAGCGCCAATTGCTTCTAGCGATTTCGCGTCGGTGTCGCGGCGGCGGTGGCTCGGCGCGGCCGCCGGCTCGTTCGGCTCGGCCTGGCTGGAGCGCGTTGCACAGGCGCTCGCCAGCCAGGACGCGGCCGATGCGCCGCGCGCCGCGGCCGCCGATGCGGTCATCCTTGTGTGGTTGCAAGGCGGACCCAGCCAGCTCGAGACCTTCGATCCACATCCCGGGACACACATCGCCGCCGGCACGAAGGCCATCGACACGCGCGCCGCGGGCGTCCGCCTGGCCGCGGGCTACGAGCGGCTTGCCGAACAGATGCACGCGGTCGCCGTGGTCCGGTCGCTGGTCGGCAAAGAAGGCGATCACGAACGGGCGACGTATGTCGCCAAGACCGGCTATCTGCCTGATCCCGTGACCGTGCATCCTTCGATCGGCGCGATTTGCTGCCATCAGTTACCGGCCGACGGTACGGAGATTCCGCGTCATGTGTCGATCCTCCCGGCCTCATGGCCGGCTCGTGGAGGTTACCTGGGAGCCCAGTACGATGCATTCAAGATGGGTGACCCGCGCGATGGCGTGCCCGACGTGCGGCCTTTCGTGGGCGAGCCCCGCGTTGCCCGGCGATTTGCGGCCCTCGAGTTCGCCGAGCGCCAATTTGCCCAGGGCCGCGCCGGAGTGATCGAGCCGCTGGCCACCCAGGCTGCCACTGCGGCCGCCAAGACGCTGATGGCTTCACCTCAATTGGCGGCCTTCGATCTGGCGGATGAGCCACGCGAGACGCAACAACTCTACGGCGAAACTCCGTTGGGGCGCGGCTGCCTCGCGGCACGACGACTCGTCGAGGCCGGCGTGCGATGCGTCGAAGTGACGCTGGGCGGCTGGGACAGCCATGCGAACAATCACGAAATTCATCGCGAGCTGGCAGAACAACTTGATCCCGCGCTCGCAGGCCTGCTGGCCGACCTAGCTGCGCGCGGCGCTCTCGAGCGAACGCTGGTCGTTTGCGCAGGCGAGTTCGGTCGCACGCCCAAGGTCAACGCCCTCGGCGGCCGCGATCACTGGCCGCACGGATTCACGGCGCTCGTGGCCGGCGGCGGTTTGCGCGCCGGACTCGCGATCGGCGAGACCGACCCCGAGGGAAGCAAGCAGGTTGCAGACCCCCATTCGATGGCCGACTTGCACGCCACGTTGTTTGCCGCCTTGGGGATCGATCGGCAGCGCGAAATCGTCTCGCCGGCGCAGCGGCCCATCAAGCTCAGCGAAGGGACTCCGATCGCCGAACTGCTGCCCGGTTGA
- a CDS encoding S41 family peptidase, with protein MPRRQIYLIVWVTIGSLICFQRANGRYLPFADRFVEVLGYVDREFVSPVTPEELLSGALEGMVGQLDDYSGYIGPEEFQEMEESLNQEFGGIGIQVAADQVDGRLTVLSPLVGTPAYEAGIIAGDVIVAINGESTAALSMDDAVLRLRGAPGTEVKVAVERAGEEEPREFKLVRENIVVDTVLGDTYDADDHWNFFLPGDERIAYIRITSFGQRTADELETVIGELSRAGMRGLVLDLRNNPGGLLDVAIDVCDLFIESGTIVSTRERNGGGETWEAQRDGTYSGFPIVVLVNHFSASASEIVAACLQDHGRAAVVGERTWGKGSVQSVVELDDRRSAVKLTVATYWRPSGKNIHKGRNAKDTDSWGVMPSPGLEVKLSDDEAEKLFLARRNRDVIGKGTAAPPIDDRQLQRALEYLREQLQSTKTASRS; from the coding sequence ATGCCGCGTCGCCAGATTTACTTGATCGTTTGGGTGACCATTGGGTCGCTGATCTGCTTTCAACGGGCCAACGGCCGCTACTTGCCGTTTGCCGACCGATTCGTCGAGGTCCTGGGCTACGTCGACCGCGAATTTGTCTCGCCTGTCACGCCCGAGGAATTGCTCTCCGGCGCCCTGGAAGGCATGGTCGGACAGTTGGACGACTACTCGGGCTACATCGGGCCCGAGGAATTCCAGGAAATGGAGGAAAGCCTCAACCAGGAGTTCGGCGGGATTGGGATCCAGGTCGCCGCCGACCAGGTCGACGGACGGCTGACGGTGCTCAGCCCCCTGGTCGGCACGCCGGCGTATGAGGCGGGCATTATCGCCGGCGACGTGATCGTGGCCATCAACGGCGAATCGACCGCCGCGCTCTCGATGGACGATGCCGTGTTACGATTGCGCGGGGCGCCGGGCACCGAGGTCAAGGTAGCCGTCGAACGTGCGGGCGAGGAAGAGCCGCGCGAATTCAAGCTGGTGCGCGAAAACATCGTGGTCGATACCGTCCTCGGCGACACCTACGATGCCGACGACCATTGGAATTTCTTCCTGCCAGGCGACGAGCGGATCGCCTACATCCGCATCACTTCGTTCGGTCAACGGACGGCCGATGAGCTGGAAACCGTGATCGGCGAACTGTCACGGGCCGGCATGCGGGGATTGGTGCTCGACCTGCGCAACAACCCCGGCGGATTGCTCGATGTGGCCATCGACGTGTGCGACTTGTTCATCGAGTCCGGTACGATCGTCAGTACCCGCGAGCGCAACGGCGGCGGCGAGACGTGGGAGGCGCAGCGCGACGGAACCTATTCAGGCTTTCCGATCGTCGTGCTGGTCAACCACTTCAGCGCCAGCGCCAGCGAAATCGTAGCGGCGTGCCTGCAGGACCACGGTCGCGCGGCCGTGGTCGGCGAACGCACCTGGGGCAAAGGCAGCGTGCAAAGCGTCGTCGAACTCGACGATCGGCGCAGCGCCGTCAAGCTGACCGTGGCCACGTATTGGCGCCCCAGCGGCAAGAATATCCACAAGGGGCGCAATGCCAAGGACACCGACAGCTGGGGCGTGATGCCCAGCCCGGGGCTCGAAGTGAAGCTGTCGGACGACGAGGCGGAAAAACTCTTTCTCGCCCGCCGCAATCGCGACGTGATCGGAAAAGGCACCGCGGCACCGCCGATTGACGATCGCCAGCTCCAGCGGGCCCTGGAGTATTTGCGCGAACAACTGCAATCGACGAAAACGGCCAGCCGCTCCTGA
- a CDS encoding DUF4013 domain-containing protein, whose amino-acid sequence MAVASETAEGLQTVEPHAGGQRGRLPGAESAATLRRGRKIFARLLYAFVNGTSTLVTGLFGAACLILGLALLAATPVLQFAALGYLLEASGRIVRTGSFAAGWIGVRRAAHLGGWLLGTAVVLAPLWLLRSLADSAQLIDPGGTTAHRWQGVVTVVAVLTAYHLVTAWARGGRLRHFLVPVVRPRRVWRALRTPGAYGSARDRVWDFLSGLRLPYYWWLGLRGFLGALAWLVVPTTLLALGQQSVFLGYAGAFALAWVAIWLPLAQAHFAAKNRLRAMFALGELRTRARHAPWLAALATIATLVLAVPLYLLKIELVPREAAWLPSLAFVVFMWPAHMLAGWAWASAVRRPRQRWAIVRWPARALLVPVALAYVGIVWFSQFTAWYGVGSLYEQHAFLLPVPFLNLGE is encoded by the coding sequence TTGGCCGTTGCCAGCGAAACTGCCGAGGGGCTGCAAACCGTCGAGCCGCACGCCGGCGGCCAGCGCGGTCGCTTGCCGGGTGCGGAGAGTGCGGCCACGCTGCGCCGCGGGCGGAAGATTTTTGCGCGTCTGCTGTACGCCTTTGTTAACGGAACGTCGACGCTGGTCACGGGGTTGTTCGGCGCCGCTTGCCTGATCTTGGGGTTGGCACTCCTGGCCGCGACACCCGTGTTGCAGTTCGCGGCCCTGGGTTATTTGCTCGAAGCGAGCGGGCGCATCGTGCGTACGGGAAGCTTCGCGGCGGGTTGGATCGGAGTGCGCCGAGCGGCGCATCTGGGCGGCTGGCTGCTGGGCACCGCGGTGGTGCTCGCGCCGCTGTGGTTGCTGCGCTCGCTGGCTGACTCGGCCCAATTGATCGATCCGGGTGGGACGACGGCGCACCGCTGGCAAGGGGTCGTCACGGTCGTCGCCGTGTTGACTGCCTATCACCTGGTTACTGCCTGGGCGCGTGGCGGACGCTTGCGCCACTTCCTCGTGCCCGTCGTTCGCCCCAGGCGCGTCTGGCGGGCACTCCGAACGCCGGGTGCGTACGGCAGCGCCCGCGACCGCGTTTGGGATTTCTTGAGCGGTCTGCGGCTGCCTTACTATTGGTGGCTCGGGCTGCGCGGTTTCCTCGGCGCGCTCGCGTGGCTCGTCGTTCCGACGACCCTCTTGGCGCTCGGACAGCAGTCGGTGTTTCTGGGATATGCCGGAGCATTCGCGCTGGCTTGGGTCGCCATCTGGCTGCCGCTGGCCCAAGCGCATTTCGCTGCCAAGAACCGGCTACGGGCCATGTTCGCTCTCGGCGAGCTGCGCACGCGGGCCCGGCATGCTCCCTGGTTGGCGGCCTTGGCCACGATCGCGACGCTGGTGCTCGCGGTGCCGTTGTACCTGCTCAAGATCGAACTCGTACCGCGCGAAGCGGCCTGGCTGCCGAGTTTGGCGTTTGTCGTGTTCATGTGGCCTGCGCACATGCTGGCCGGATGGGCCTGGGCCAGCGCCGTTCGCCGACCGCGCCAGCGCTGGGCCATCGTTCGGTGGCCGGCGCGGGCCCTGCTTGTGCCGGTGGCCTTGGCTTACGTCGGCATCGTTTGGTTCAGCCAGTTCACCGCCTGGTATGGCGTAGGCAGCCTTTACGAACAGCACGCGTTCTTGTTGCCCGTGCCGTTCTTGAATCTGGGCGAGTAG
- a CDS encoding DUF1501 domain-containing protein, giving the protein MSQRRDDQGRPCAGFRQAWRLSRRQLLAAGSLGVLGLDLPRLWSLRAQAAESPLLPQPRAKACIFLFMWGGPSQLDTFDPKPDAPAEVRGEFQPISTSVPGVQICEHFRQLAPLVDRLAIVRSLTHTDPAHLSSGHATLTGNWARIRNSDAEPPSPRDNPHIGSVMARLRPSAGTLPPFVTLPWKAYHPAAPGGQAPGQSAGLLGEAYDPFLVTGDPNQAAWQVSELSLLDGLSVERLHHRQDLLQQIDEQARLVENSDQVGGVGALQSKAFGLLAADEARRAFDLTREPEAVRDRYGRNLHGQCVLLARRLVEHGVPLVSVNWHNDGQNFWDTHGNNFNRLKHDLIPPADQALAALLTDLEERGLLDETLVAWVGEFGRRPQITRGNAGRDHWPFCYSGLLAGGGIRGGAVYGESDKQAARPARNPVTPLDYAATMYQALGIDPHGVYFDPTDRPVRISQGQPIAELFG; this is encoded by the coding sequence ATGAGTCAGCGCCGCGACGACCAAGGACGCCCCTGCGCCGGCTTTCGCCAGGCGTGGCGGCTGTCGCGGCGGCAACTGCTCGCGGCCGGTTCGCTGGGGGTGCTGGGGCTCGACTTACCACGCCTCTGGTCGTTGCGAGCCCAGGCCGCCGAGTCGCCCCTGTTGCCGCAGCCGCGGGCCAAGGCGTGCATCTTTCTGTTCATGTGGGGTGGGCCCAGCCAGCTCGACACGTTCGATCCCAAGCCGGATGCCCCGGCCGAGGTTCGCGGCGAGTTTCAGCCCATCTCGACCAGCGTGCCGGGGGTGCAAATTTGCGAACACTTCCGGCAACTGGCGCCGTTGGTCGACCGCCTGGCGATCGTCCGTTCGCTTACGCACACCGACCCGGCCCACCTGTCGAGTGGTCACGCGACGCTGACCGGCAATTGGGCGCGTATACGGAACAGCGATGCCGAGCCCCCCAGCCCGCGTGACAACCCGCACATTGGCTCCGTGATGGCTCGATTGCGGCCCTCCGCCGGGACGCTGCCGCCGTTCGTCACGCTGCCTTGGAAGGCGTATCACCCCGCGGCGCCGGGCGGCCAGGCCCCCGGTCAATCGGCCGGCCTCTTGGGCGAGGCCTACGACCCGTTCCTCGTGACCGGCGATCCGAACCAGGCGGCCTGGCAGGTGAGCGAGCTGTCGCTGCTCGACGGCCTGTCGGTCGAGCGACTGCATCACCGCCAAGACCTATTGCAGCAGATCGACGAGCAGGCCCGGCTGGTTGAAAACTCCGACCAGGTTGGCGGAGTCGGCGCGCTGCAATCGAAAGCCTTTGGGTTGCTGGCGGCCGACGAAGCGCGGCGGGCGTTCGATCTGACTCGCGAGCCGGAAGCAGTCCGCGACCGTTATGGCCGCAACCTGCACGGTCAGTGCGTGCTGCTCGCGCGGCGCTTGGTCGAGCATGGCGTGCCGCTCGTGTCGGTCAACTGGCACAACGACGGCCAGAATTTCTGGGATACCCACGGCAACAACTTCAATCGCTTGAAGCACGACCTGATCCCGCCGGCCGATCAGGCGCTGGCCGCCCTGCTGACCGATTTGGAAGAGCGGGGCCTGCTCGACGAAACGCTCGTCGCGTGGGTGGGCGAATTTGGTCGGCGCCCGCAGATTACGCGCGGCAATGCCGGCCGCGATCATTGGCCGTTTTGCTACAGCGGGCTGCTCGCCGGCGGCGGGATCCGCGGCGGCGCGGTCTATGGCGAAAGCGACAAACAGGCGGCCCGGCCGGCCCGCAATCCCGTCACCCCGCTCGACTACGCGGCCACGATGTACCAGGCCCTGGGCATCGACCCGCACGGCGTCTACTTCGACCCGACCGATCGCCCCGTGCGGATCAGCCAGGGCCAACCCATCGCCGAACTGTTCGGTTAG
- a CDS encoding DUF1501 domain-containing protein codes for MAKCPDTTGSASRVRDRYGRNLHGQCVLLARRLVEHGVPLVSVNWHNDGQNFWDTHGNNFNRLKHDLIPPADQALAALLTDLEDRGLLDETLVAWVGEFGRRPQITRGNAGRDHWPFCYSGLLAGGGIRGGAVYGESDKRAGAGQAASTANRRPRGQIIAKLGALAGIGKSEPCARGRLWSPSPRPTTIRIATGEKPPTAQESHLPGALL; via the coding sequence CTGGCAAAATGTCCTGACACGACGGGCAGCGCGAGCAGGGTCCGCGACCGCTATGGCCGCAACTTGCACGGCCAGTGCGTGCTGCTCGCGCGGCGCCTGGTCGAGCATGGGGTGCCGCTGGTGTCGGTCAACTGGCACAACGACGGCCAGAACTTCTGGGATACCCACGGCAACAACTTCAATCGCTTGAAGCACGACCTGATCCCGCCGGCCGATCAGGCGCTTGCCGCCCTGCTGACCGATTTGGAAGACCGGGGCCTGCTCGACGAAACGCTCGTCGCGTGGGTGGGCGAATTCGGCCGGCGCCCGCAGATTACGCGCGGCAATGCCGGCCGCGACCATTGGCCGTTTTGCTACAGCGGGCTGCTCGCCGGCGGCGGGATCCGCGGCGGAGCGGTCTATGGCGAAAGCGACAAACGGGCGGGCGCAGGCCAGGCTGCCAGCACCGCAAACAGGCGTCCCAGGGGGCAAATCATCGCGAAATTGGGGGCACTCGCGGGAATCGGCAAGAGCGAACCTTGCGCCAGGGGGCGCCTGTGGTCCCCGTCGCCGCGTCCCACGACAATACGCATTGCCACCGGGGAAAAACCACCTACGGCTCAGGAATCGCACCTTCCTGGCGCGTTACTATGA
- a CDS encoding MoxR family ATPase, with translation MSIEVRSLVAELETNIRQVVLGKPEVVQLCVVALLAGEHVLLEDVPGVGKTLVGKALAKSVGGRFCRIQFTPDLLPSDIVGNSVFNTKTSEFTFHPGPIFANVILADEINRTTPRTQSALLEAMSDGQVSLDGKTHLLPRPFMVIATQNPFEFEGTYPLPESQLDRFLLRTRIGYPQRSDELQVLNSHREHEPVEELRPVVDTAQVTALQQAARRVTVEETVQEYLLDIVEATRNSDELHVGVSTRGALALHRASQALALAEGREFVVPDDIKRLAVPVLAHRVIGKGYLHGGQREVIEAIVKRLVDEVPVPR, from the coding sequence ATGTCGATCGAAGTACGCAGCCTGGTGGCCGAGCTGGAGACCAATATCCGGCAGGTCGTGCTGGGCAAGCCGGAAGTCGTGCAGCTTTGCGTGGTGGCGCTGCTGGCGGGCGAGCACGTCCTGCTGGAAGACGTGCCCGGCGTGGGCAAGACGCTGGTAGGCAAGGCCCTGGCCAAGAGCGTGGGGGGGCGGTTCTGCCGGATTCAATTCACGCCCGACCTGCTACCCAGCGACATCGTCGGCAATAGCGTCTTCAATACCAAGACGAGCGAGTTCACGTTTCACCCCGGCCCGATATTCGCCAACGTCATCCTGGCCGACGAGATCAACCGGACCACTCCCCGGACCCAGAGCGCGCTGCTGGAGGCGATGAGCGACGGGCAGGTCTCGCTCGACGGCAAGACCCACCTGCTGCCGCGGCCGTTCATGGTCATCGCCACGCAAAACCCCTTCGAGTTCGAAGGTACCTATCCGCTGCCGGAGAGCCAGTTGGACCGTTTCTTGCTCCGCACGCGGATCGGGTACCCGCAACGATCCGACGAATTGCAGGTGCTCAACAGCCATCGCGAGCACGAGCCGGTCGAGGAATTGCGGCCCGTCGTCGATACGGCGCAGGTCACCGCGCTGCAGCAAGCCGCCCGGCGCGTCACGGTCGAAGAAACGGTCCAGGAATACCTGCTCGATATCGTCGAGGCGACGCGCAACAGCGACGAGCTGCACGTCGGTGTGAGCACGCGCGGCGCGTTGGCGCTGCACCGCGCGTCGCAGGCCTTGGCGCTGGCCGAGGGGCGCGAATTCGTCGTGCCGGACGACATCAAACGCCTGGCCGTGCCGGTGCTGGCGCACCGGGTGATCGGCAAGGGGTACCTGCATGGCGGCCAGCGCGAGGTGATCGAAGCGATCGTCAAGCGGCTGGTCGACGAAGTGCCGGTCCCGCGCTAG
- a CDS encoding DUF1549 and DUF1553 domain-containing protein, giving the protein MGKRDLAFALLIAAGAILLVRTIALPPPRMTDLVAQSSPATESNGPATVWTEDVRTSAAAVDAAFERAWHAAGVEPVAQIDPLTFARRLSLALAGTVPALEEIRRFEALPAEQRKPAMVATLLSDRRVDDYLAERLARMMVGVEQGPFFVYRRRRFVAWLSDQLRAGQPYDVLVREVIATEGLWTDRPATNFVTVAIRQDQGNDLDETVLASRVARAFLGVRIDCAQCHDHPFAPWKQRDFHALAAYFGITQTTSFSGIRDQRGQYRYDDRARGESVAIVPRVPFAPELEPETGRRRERLAAWLTHRDNRAFARATVNRVWAWMFGQALIEPVDDLPVNDSAAVPETLEILANDFRDHGFDFKRLIRVIAATRVYQLDSRVASIGDDLPALVAAGAAFPVTPLRAEQVAGALLQAGSLRTLDGDSPLVIQFARLVGLQEFTQRFGDDGEDELAFRPQTIPQRLLLLNGKQVQEKTKSDPLNAVSRVALLAPDDRRAIEIVYLTVLSRRPTPEESAFGVEMLSQRAGNTREEVLGDLFVGLFNSTEFLCQH; this is encoded by the coding sequence ATGGGTAAGCGAGATTTGGCCTTTGCGCTGCTCATCGCCGCCGGCGCGATCCTGCTCGTGCGTACGATCGCATTGCCGCCGCCACGGATGACGGATCTGGTGGCACAAAGCTCGCCGGCGACCGAGAGCAATGGCCCCGCAACAGTGTGGACCGAGGACGTGCGCACCAGCGCCGCGGCCGTCGATGCCGCCTTCGAGCGCGCCTGGCACGCGGCGGGCGTCGAGCCCGTGGCCCAGATCGATCCTCTCACCTTTGCCCGGCGATTGTCGCTCGCGCTGGCCGGCACGGTGCCGGCACTCGAAGAGATCCGCCGGTTCGAGGCGCTGCCGGCGGAACAACGCAAGCCCGCGATGGTCGCAACGCTGCTGTCCGATCGGCGCGTCGACGACTACCTGGCCGAGCGCCTGGCCCGGATGATGGTCGGCGTCGAGCAGGGGCCCTTTTTTGTCTATCGCCGGCGACGATTCGTGGCCTGGCTGAGCGATCAATTGCGTGCAGGCCAGCCGTACGACGTGCTGGTCCGCGAAGTGATTGCCACCGAAGGCTTGTGGACCGATCGGCCGGCGACGAATTTCGTGACGGTCGCGATCCGCCAGGACCAGGGGAACGATCTCGACGAAACCGTGTTGGCGAGCCGCGTGGCCAGGGCATTTCTGGGAGTGCGGATCGATTGCGCCCAATGCCACGACCATCCCTTTGCTCCGTGGAAGCAACGCGACTTTCATGCGTTGGCCGCATACTTCGGCATTACGCAGACCACCAGTTTCTCCGGCATCCGCGACCAGCGGGGCCAGTATCGATACGACGATCGCGCTCGCGGCGAATCAGTGGCCATCGTGCCGCGCGTGCCGTTTGCCCCGGAGCTGGAGCCCGAGACGGGCCGACGGCGCGAGCGCCTGGCCGCCTGGTTAACGCATCGCGACAACCGCGCCTTTGCCAGGGCCACGGTCAATCGCGTCTGGGCCTGGATGTTCGGTCAGGCGCTAATCGAGCCAGTCGACGACCTGCCCGTGAACGACTCGGCCGCCGTGCCCGAGACGCTTGAAATCCTGGCGAACGATTTCCGCGACCACGGCTTCGACTTCAAACGTTTGATCCGCGTCATTGCCGCGACACGGGTTTATCAGCTTGACAGTCGCGTGGCCTCGATCGGCGACGATTTGCCGGCGCTCGTCGCGGCCGGTGCGGCCTTTCCGGTGACGCCGCTACGTGCCGAGCAGGTGGCCGGCGCCCTGCTGCAAGCCGGCTCGCTGCGCACCCTCGATGGTGATTCGCCGTTGGTGATTCAATTCGCGCGGCTCGTCGGCCTGCAGGAGTTCACCCAGCGGTTTGGCGATGACGGCGAAGACGAGTTGGCCTTTCGGCCGCAGACGATTCCGCAACGGTTGCTCTTACTCAACGGCAAACAGGTCCAGGAAAAGACCAAGAGCGACCCATTGAACGCCGTATCGCGCGTGGCCTTGCTTGCGCCGGACGATCGCCGTGCGATCGAGATCGTCTATCTGACCGTCTTGTCGCGGCGACCGACGCCCGAGGAATCGGCCTTCGGCGTCGAGATGCTCAGCCAACGCGCTGGCAACACCCGCGAAGAAGTGCTCGGCGACCTGTTTGTAGGGTTGTTCAACTCGACCGAGTTCTTGTGCCAACACTGA